A genomic stretch from Ketobacter sp. MCCC 1A13808 includes:
- a CDS encoding M48 family metallopeptidase, with the protein MKLSAKLVVLLLSLTLFSCASDGSFDAGKAVAVGAGVAQAVTLDENSVKQAASLAAKEMDSKTQVAADSSPYAQRLNKLVAGVQSYRGLQLDFKVYIAPDVNAFAMADGTVRVYSGLMDAMPDDQVLAVIGHEIGHVYNKHSYEQMQKRILTDSAFQAVVSVGGTVGDLTEGQLGQIAYTAVNAQFSQRDELESDTFAVRMLHDLGKDPYAMKRAIETLQAKFGSGGSFLSSHPSNAARVERIQSAINKL; encoded by the coding sequence ATGAAACTGAGTGCAAAGCTGGTGGTTTTGCTGTTGTCGTTAACCCTGTTTTCCTGTGCCAGCGATGGCAGCTTCGACGCCGGCAAGGCGGTAGCTGTGGGGGCGGGTGTAGCGCAGGCTGTCACACTGGATGAAAACAGTGTCAAACAGGCAGCGTCCCTGGCCGCCAAAGAGATGGACAGTAAGACTCAGGTGGCGGCGGACAGTAGCCCCTATGCCCAGCGATTGAACAAGCTTGTTGCAGGCGTACAGAGCTATCGTGGGCTGCAGCTGGATTTCAAAGTGTATATTGCACCGGACGTGAATGCTTTTGCCATGGCCGACGGTACCGTGCGGGTCTACTCGGGCTTGATGGACGCCATGCCGGACGATCAGGTATTGGCGGTGATTGGTCATGAAATTGGCCACGTTTATAATAAACACAGTTACGAGCAGATGCAGAAGCGGATTTTGACTGATTCCGCTTTTCAGGCGGTGGTTTCAGTGGGTGGAACCGTGGGCGATTTGACTGAGGGCCAGCTAGGGCAGATCGCATATACTGCGGTGAACGCCCAGTTCTCCCAGCGTGATGAGTTGGAGTCCGATACATTTGCCGTGCGCATGCTGCATGATCTGGGCAAAGACCCCTATGCTATGAAGCGTGCCATCGAAACGCTGCAGGCCAAATTTGGTTCCGGCGGCAGTTTCCTCAGCTCGCACCCCTCCAACGCCGCCCGCGTGGAGCGCATCCAATCCGCGATCAACAAGCTGTAA
- the sufB gene encoding Fe-S cluster assembly protein SufB, which produces MSNANDIDALIRREYEAGFVTNIESETIPPGLSEDVVRIISGKKNEPEWMLEWRLQSYRKWKEMSVPTWAHVKHPPVDFNTISYYSSPKSKKDGPKSLDEVDPEILETFEKLGIPLHERAKLAGVAVDAVFDSVSIGTTFKDELAKAGVIFCSISEAIQDHPDLIRKYLGSVVPQQDNFYAALNSAVFSDGSFVYIPKNTRCPMELSTYFRINELNTGQFERTLIVADEGSSVSYLEGCTAPMRDENQLHAAVVELVALGDANIKYSTVQNWYPGDENGKGGIYNFVTKRGVCDGANSKISWTQVETGSAITWKYPSVILRGDNSVGEFYSVALTNGHQQADTGTKMIHLGKNTKSTIVSKGISAGKSQNAYRGLVRISPRASGARNHTQCDSLLIGSHCGAHTFPYIETKNPDSILEHEATTSKVSDDQLFLCRQRGIDEEKAVSMIVNGFCREVFKELPMEFAVEAGKLLEVSLEGAVG; this is translated from the coding sequence ATGAGCAACGCTAATGACATCGATGCTTTAATTCGTCGCGAGTACGAAGCGGGATTCGTCACTAATATCGAGTCGGAAACCATTCCCCCGGGCCTCAGCGAAGACGTTGTCCGCATCATTTCAGGCAAAAAGAATGAACCTGAGTGGATGCTGGAATGGCGCCTGCAGTCGTACCGGAAATGGAAGGAAATGAGTGTGCCAACCTGGGCTCATGTGAAGCATCCGCCCGTGGACTTCAATACCATTAGCTATTACTCCTCCCCCAAATCAAAAAAAGACGGCCCCAAGAGCCTGGATGAAGTCGATCCCGAGATTCTGGAAACCTTTGAAAAATTAGGTATTCCCCTGCATGAACGCGCCAAACTGGCCGGGGTCGCTGTGGATGCCGTGTTCGACAGCGTTTCCATCGGCACTACATTCAAAGACGAACTGGCAAAGGCCGGTGTCATTTTCTGTTCCATATCCGAAGCAATTCAGGATCACCCGGATCTGATCCGCAAGTATCTGGGCAGTGTAGTACCGCAGCAAGATAACTTTTACGCCGCGTTGAACTCAGCGGTGTTCAGCGACGGGTCATTTGTATACATACCGAAAAACACACGCTGCCCAATGGAGTTATCCACCTATTTCCGTATCAATGAACTCAACACCGGACAATTCGAGCGCACCTTGATCGTAGCCGACGAAGGCAGTTCCGTGTCCTATCTGGAAGGTTGCACTGCCCCCATGCGCGATGAAAACCAATTGCACGCCGCCGTGGTTGAACTGGTGGCTCTGGGCGATGCAAACATCAAATATTCTACTGTACAGAACTGGTACCCCGGTGACGAAAACGGCAAGGGCGGCATATATAACTTCGTCACCAAACGTGGTGTGTGTGATGGTGCCAACTCCAAGATTTCCTGGACGCAGGTAGAGACCGGCTCCGCAATCACCTGGAAATACCCCAGCGTAATCTTGCGCGGCGACAACAGCGTCGGCGAATTCTATTCGGTTGCCCTGACTAACGGACATCAACAAGCGGACACCGGCACGAAAATGATTCACCTGGGCAAAAACACGAAGAGCACCATCGTGTCCAAGGGAATCTCTGCCGGTAAAAGCCAAAACGCCTATCGGGGTCTGGTCCGGATCTCGCCGCGCGCCAGCGGCGCCCGCAATCACACACAATGCGACTCGCTGCTGATTGGCTCCCATTGTGGTGCGCATACTTTCCCCTATATCGAAACCAAAAATCCGGACAGCATCCTGGAACACGAGGCAACAACCTCCAAGGTCAGTGACGATCAACTGTTCTTGTGCCGTCAGCGCGGCATTGATGAGGAAAAGGCGGTATCCATGATTGTGAATGGATTCTGCCGGGAAGTATTTAAAGAGTTACCCATGGAATTTGCGGTGGAAGCCGGCAAGTTGCTGGAAGTCAGTTTGGAAGGCGCAGTAGGT
- a CDS encoding SUF system Fe-S cluster assembly regulator — protein sequence MKINTNLVFFPIAAALQPSQVGQNGRHCMLRIGKMTDYALVIMNRMAKHPAGLQRMEDLSGATQLALPTVRKLMRQLVAAGLVRSERGAKGGYQLARLPDMISIAQIVSAVEGPLAITECCVDNGGCELSGDCEVESHMPTLNELIVQILSTISLTDMRNLGSGVDHNMETIISRLTERTAVHRL from the coding sequence ATGAAAATCAATACCAATTTGGTATTCTTTCCCATCGCTGCAGCTCTGCAGCCCTCTCAAGTTGGGCAAAACGGTCGGCATTGTATGTTACGAATAGGAAAAATGACAGATTACGCGCTGGTGATTATGAATCGTATGGCGAAGCACCCGGCCGGGCTACAGCGTATGGAAGATTTGTCCGGTGCCACACAGCTGGCATTACCCACGGTACGCAAACTGATGAGGCAGTTGGTCGCAGCGGGCTTAGTGCGTTCAGAGCGCGGCGCCAAGGGCGGTTATCAGCTGGCCCGGCTGCCGGATATGATCAGTATCGCGCAAATTGTTTCGGCTGTGGAAGGGCCGCTTGCAATCACCGAATGTTGTGTAGATAACGGCGGTTGCGAATTATCAGGGGATTGCGAAGTGGAATCCCATATGCCCACTCTAAACGAGCTGATTGTGCAGATTCTCAGTACCATCTCTCTCACCGATATGCGAAACCTGGGCTCCGGAGTGGACCACAATATGGAGACCATTATCTCCCGCCTGACAGAGCGTACCGCTGTTCATCGCCTCTGA